The sequence TCTTCAAGACCGACATCCTCACCGAGGATGGCCGTGATCAGGTCACCGGGTTCCAGATGGCTGGCGAAATCATCGGCCTGGACGGCATCTCCACTGATCGCCATGTCTGCAACGCGGTCGCGCTGGAGGACAGCGAAGTCTGCATGATTTCCTTCGACCGGCTCGAAGAACTCTCGCGCAAGGTCGAGTCGCTGCAACGCCAGTTCCACAAGTTCATGAGCCGCGAGATCGTGCGTGAGCAAGGCATCATGATGCTCCTCGGCTCGATGCGCGCCGAGGAAAGACTCGCGGCCTTCCTGCTCAACCTCTCGCAGCGCATGCGCGCGCGCGGCTATTCGGCTTCCGAGTTCAACCTGCGCATGACGCGCGAAGAGATCGGCTCCTATCTCGGCCTCAAGCTCGAAACGGTCAGCCGCGCCTTCTCGCGCTTCCAGGACGAAGGCTTCATCCTCGTCCATCAGAAACACATCCGCATTGTCGATGCCGAGGGCCTGCGCCGTCTCATCGGTCGCGCACCAATCTGATCTGATCGTCCCCACAAGGTGTCCCGCGGGCACCTTGCAACCGTCGCGCGGTCCCACGCCACGTGGGGCCCGCGAAAGCGGCCGATGGATTGAGCGCCGTCAACGGCTGCTGGCGTGGTCCTCCTAGACTGAGAGTCAAGACAAGACAGGAGGCAGCACCATGTTCAAGCACCTGCTCGTTCCCACCGACGGCTCCGGACTCTCGCGCCAGACCGTCACGCGGGCCGTTACCTTCGCTCGCGAAGCCGGCGCCCGCATCACCTTCTTCTTCGCCCAACAGGACTACCCGATGCCGCTCTACGGCGAAGGAGCCCTGCTGGTGCCGGTTGCTCCCGACCAGTTCGCAAATGCGACGATGGCCGAAGCCACGCGCATCCTCGCCGAAGCGCGCAAGGAAGCCGAGGACGCCGGCGTGCCGGCCGGAACCGACACTGCGGTGAGCGACCTTCCCTACGTGGCGATCATCGACGCCGCCAACCGCCACCAGTGCGATCTCATCTTCATGGCCTCGCACGGACGCAAAGGCGTGGTGGGTTTCCTGCTCGGCAGCGAAACGCAGAAGGTGCTCACCCACACCGACATCCCGGTGCTCGTCTATCGCTGAGCGCGCAGGCGGACCTGCCGGCCCGCTCAGCTCTCGCGCGGAAGGTGGTTGATCTCGCGCGAGCCGCGCTGATAGAAAAGTGTCGCCAGGCTGGAAGCGGCGCAGATCGCCCAGAAGGCAACGAAGCCGATCGAGTAGGTCGCCGTCGGCGAGAAATTGACCGGCTCGCCGAAGAAGAAAAGTTCGCGTGGATCGATCACGGCGAAGAACACCGCCTCTGCGACCGCGGCCACCCAGAAAGACGGCCACAACACCTGGATCAGTTTGTGCACGATTCACTCCTCTTGCGCCGGAGTACGCCCGACATCTCGCACTAACCGGCGGTCGCTGGCCGGTGGGCTATCTGCGTCCTAACGCAGCGACGCCCGCCGGATCAAACGTCGCCAGCCGAATACGCCTTGGGGTCGAGCACCACGCCGTCGCGCGCGGGCAGAGTGGTCTCCGCATCCAGTCGCCACTGGCCGGCGGCATCCTCGAGAT is a genomic window of Niveibacterium sp. SC-1 containing:
- the fnr gene encoding fumarate/nitrate reduction transcriptional regulator Fnr, producing MENPATVIPLTAANLATACAQCNLKELCLPVGLDVDALERMDGLITARKRIKRSQHLYRAGEPFDAIYAIRTGFFKTDILTEDGRDQVTGFQMAGEIIGLDGISTDRHVCNAVALEDSEVCMISFDRLEELSRKVESLQRQFHKFMSREIVREQGIMMLLGSMRAEERLAAFLLNLSQRMRARGYSASEFNLRMTREEIGSYLGLKLETVSRAFSRFQDEGFILVHQKHIRIVDAEGLRRLIGRAPI
- a CDS encoding universal stress protein, producing MFKHLLVPTDGSGLSRQTVTRAVTFAREAGARITFFFAQQDYPMPLYGEGALLVPVAPDQFANATMAEATRILAEARKEAEDAGVPAGTDTAVSDLPYVAIIDAANRHQCDLIFMASHGRKGVVGFLLGSETQKVLTHTDIPVLVYR